Proteins encoded by one window of Salvia splendens isolate huo1 chromosome 5, SspV2, whole genome shotgun sequence:
- the LOC121805874 gene encoding polyadenylate-binding protein-interacting protein 6-like, protein MKTGSSLNPYAAAYVPLFKRGPADLTKEFGSPQEFNSGNEVGQKFGYHPVNLFPRGQHPNVYRSHSQSLGAPQTAEYPKWKDNRSSEFFASTSQYPEKQSFDVDSDMDLAYLQMIFPGISDESLSDVYQANRCDLDSAVDMLNQLEVQHGDSTDKLPDTLDIGDVPDSVPVKAPQGAKNATGGASTSTLSDVPAKS, encoded by the exons ATGAAGACAGGATCATCTTTAAATCCTTATGCAGCAGCCTATGTGCCACTCTTTAAAAGAGGCCCTGCTGATCTAACCAAAGAGTTTGGTTCACCTCAAGAATTTAACAGTGGGAATGAGGTTGGTCAAAAATTTGGATATCATCCTGTAAATCTGTTTCCACGAGGTCAGCATCCAAATGTTTATCGAAGTCATTCCCAGAGTCTTGGTGCTCCCCAAACTGCTGAATATCCTAAATGGAAAGATAATCGCAGTAGTGAGTTTTTTGCTTCGACGTCACAGTACCCGGAAAAGCAAAGCTTTGATGTAGACTCTGACATGGACCTGGCTTACCTGCAAATGATCTTTCCTGGAATATCAGATGAGTCTCTTTCTGATGTCTATCAAGCCAACAGATGTGATTTGGATTCTGCAGTCGACATGCTAAACCAACTTGAG GTCCAGCATGGTGATTCAACAGATAAGCTTCCCGATACACTGGACATCGGCGATGTGCCTGATTCTGTGCCCGTCAAAGCACCACAGGGAGCAAAGAATGCAACAGGTGGAGCTTCAACATCTACCTTGTCCGACGTGCCTGCTAAAAGCTAA
- the LOC121801897 gene encoding translation initiation factor IF-2-like: MVGGGNRRDESSFTVSNTNVFAALDTLRKKKKSDKEKGSSKGSRGTSKSAGGKNAGAEKQVFWAPAPLTVKSWADVDDEDDDDYYATTAPPQAMWGGSALNAREETHKPDVVEESESEDELLDEGDDDMEDGHDQEPEVEEQPEPVAVLPAEASSAPKETERQLSKKERKKKELAELEAILADFGVNPTEKAKDEASSDIAKEQKDGQSNGTADKKDNPPAESKSAKKKKKKEKASKEVKDPQDQSNSSDVPNGQEETAGTEQVEEDASAVDVKEKLKRLASSKKKKSNKEVDTAARAAAVEAAARSKRLAAAKKKEKNHYNQQPIR; this comes from the exons ATGGTTGGAGGCGGGAATAGAAGGGATGAGTCGTCTTTTACTGTGAGCAACACCAATGTTTTTGCGGCTCTGGATactttgaggaagaagaagaagtctgACAAAGAAAAGGGGTCCTCTAAGGGGAGCAGGGGCACGTCAAAATCTGCGGGGGGGAAAAATGCCGGGGCAGAGAAGCAGGTGTTCTGGGCACCGGCACCTTTGACAGTGAAGTCGTGGGCGGATGTTGACGATGAGGATGATGATGACTACTATGCCACTACTGCTCCTCCCCAGGCGATGTGGGGTGGTTCGGCTTTGAATGCACGTGAAGAGACTCATAAACCTGATGTTGTGGAG GAAAGTGAAAGTGAGGATGAACTTCTTGATGAAGGTGATGATGATATGGAAGATGGTCATGATCAGGAACCAGAGGTTGAAGAACAGCCTGAGCCAGTGGCTGTGCTGCCTGCAGAAGCTTCATCAGCACCTAAAGAGACAGAAAGACAGCTTTCCAAgaaggagagaaagaaaaaggagcTTGCTGAGCTCGAGGCAATTTTAGCTGATTTTGGAGTGAACCCCACAGAGAAAGCTAAAGATGAAGCATCATCTG ATATTGCGAAAGAGCAGAAGGATGGACAATCAAATGGGACTGCTGATAAGAAGGATAACCCCCCTGCTGAGTCTAAAAGtgcaaagaagaagaaaaagaaggagaaggCTTCCAAAGAGGTGAAGGATCCTCAGGATCAGTCCAACAGCTCGGATGTTCCTAACGGACAAGAGGAGACTGCTGGAACtgaacaagtggaagaagacgCCTCTGCTGTAGACGTGAAAGAGAAGCTCAAGAGGTTGGCGTCttccaagaaaaagaaatcaaataAAGAGGTGGACACTGCTGCAAGAGCTGCTGCTGTTGAAGCTGCTGCTAGGAGTAAAAGACTCGCTGCTGCcaagaagaaagagaagaacCATTACAACCAGCAACCAATCCGGtaa
- the LOC121802625 gene encoding coiled-coil domain-containing protein 25-like, producing MVFYFKGRPEAGEYTIFMGLDKYENEDLIKFGFPEDIWFHVDKMSSAHVYLRLPKGLTIDDIPEGVLEDCAQLVKANSIQGNKVNSVSIVYTPWQNLKKTASMEVGQVGFHNKKMVRTMKVEKRMNEIVNRLNKTKVERKLDLKAEREAVDASEIAERKHQLRDTKSRDELEKLEKERQAELRSYKNLMVSEKMTSNKDTASASKSVQEIEDDFM from the exons ATGGTGTTCTACTTCAAGGGGCGACCGGAGGCAGGAGAATACACTATCTTCATGGGTTTAGACAAATATGAGAACGAGGACCTTATCAAATTCGGCTTCCCCGAAGACATTTG GTTCCATGTGGACAAGATGTCTTCGGCCCATGTTTATCTCAGACTACCAAAAGGCCTGACCATTGATGACATACCCGAGGGTGTATTGGAAGATTGTGCGCAGCTAGTTAAAGCAAATTCCATCCAGG GAAATAAAGTGAACAGTGTTAGCATTGTCTACACTCCCTGGCAGAACCTTAAGAAGACGGCTTCTATGGAAGTCGGCCAAGTTGgtttccacaataaaaaaatg GTCCGAACTATGAAAGTGGAGAAACGAATGAATGAGATAGTTAACAGGTTAAACAAAACAAAGGTTGAAAGAAAGCTAGATCTAAAAG CTGAACGAGAGGCTGTCGATGCATCCGAAATAGCAGAAAGGAAGCATCAGCTGAGAGACACA AAAAGTCGAGATGAGCTTGAAAAGCTCGAGAAGGAGAGACAGGCTGAGCTGAGAAgctacaagaatttgatggTCTCAGAGAAGATGACATCCAACAAGGACACGGCATCAGCCAGCAAATCCGTACAGGAAATCGAAGACGATTTCATGTGA
- the LOC121804433 gene encoding eukaryotic translation initiation factor 3 subunit L-like, with the protein MTGAAPYDSDQPHGDSASSYDPNYVPDSVKSFVVHMYRHIREKNVYEIHQMYETSFQSISDRFFKDAPWPSVDAVATYVDNDHVFCLLYREMWFRHLYARLSPTLKQRIDSWDNYCNLFQVVLHGVVNMQLPNQWLWDMVDEFVYQFQSFCQYRAKMKNKTEQEIALLRQYDQAWNVYGVLNYLQALVEKSSIIQILEQEKEGLEQFTATDGYDYSGGSNVLKVLGYFSMVGLLRVHCLLGDYHTGLKCILPIDISQQGVYTSVIGSHITTIYHYGFANLMLRRYTEAIREFNKILIYIFKTKQYHQKSPQYEQILKKNEQMYALLAVTLSLCPQLKLVEETVNSQLREKYGEKMLRMQRYDDEAFALYDELFSYACPKFITPSASSYEEPLVNYNQDAYRLQLKLFLYEVKQQQLLSGIRTFLNVYSTISIAKLASYMEVDEDTLRTILMTYKHKMHSVDSDGKIISNMDTNFYIDDDMVHVVESKAPKKYGDYFMRQIVKLEGITSDIDRVKLE; encoded by the exons ATGACCGGCGCGGCGCCGTACGACTCCGATCAACCACACGGCGACTCCGCCTCCAGCTATGACCCGAACTACGTGCCGGACTCCGTGAAGTCATTTGTGGTGCACATGTACCGCCATATACGGGAGAAGAACGTCTACGAGATCCACCAAATGTACGAGACATCGTTCCAGAGCATTAGCGATAGGTTCTTCAAGGACGCCCCATGGCCTTCCGTCGACGCCGTCGCCACCTACGTCGACAACGACCACGTCTTCTGCCTGCTCTATCGCGAGATGTGGTTCCGCCACCTCTACGCGCGCCTCTCGCCCACGCTTAAGCAGCGGATTGATTCGTGGGATAATTATTGCAATCTCTTCCAG GTTGTATTGCATGGAGTGGTGAATATGCAACTGCCAAATCAGTGGTTGTGGGACATGGTTGATGAATTTGTGTACCAGTTCCAGTCATTCTGTCAGTATCGTGCTAAGATGAAGAACAAAACTGAGCAGGAGATTGCACTTTTGCGCCAGTATGATCAG GCGTGGAATGTGTATGGTGTCCTCAATTATTTACAAGCACTTGTGGAGAAGTCTTCGATCATTCAGATTCTGGAACAGGAGAAGGAAGGTCTTGAGCAGTTTACTGCTACAGATGGATATGATTATAGTGGTGGAAGTAATGTGTTGAAGGTCTTGGGGTACTTCAGCATGGTAGGCCTGCTTAGAGTTCACTGTTTATTGGGTGATTATCACACTGGGCTGAAGTGCATACTACCTATTGACATAAGTCAACAAGGTGTCTATACCAGTGTCATTGGGAGCCACATAACCACAATATATCACTATGGATTTGCAAATCTCATGCTTCGGAG GTACACGGAGGCAATTCGAGAATTCAATAAAATACTTATTTACATATTCAAGACTAAGCAGTATCACCAGAAGTCCCCTCAATATGAACAGATACTGAAAAAGAATGAGCAAATGTATGCTTTGCTTGCAGTCACTCTTTCCCTCTGTCCTCAATTGAAGCTTGTTGAGGAGACTGTCAACTCTCAGCTGCGGGAGAAGTATGGTGAAAAAATGTTGAGAATGCAGAGATATGATGATGAGGCGTTTGCTCTATATGACGAGCTCTTCTCTTATGCGTGCCCAAAGTTCATCACTCCATCTGCCTCAAGTTATGAGGAGCCACTTGTAAATTACAACCAG gATGCCTATAGACTACAGTTGAAGTTGTTTCTCTATGAAGTAAAGCAGCAGCAACTATTATCAGGCATTCGGACCTTTTTAAATGTATACTCTACAATCTCCATTGCAAAGCTGGCCTCATATATGGAAGTTGATGAGGATACTTTGAG GACAATTTTGATGACATACAAACACAAGATGCATTCGGTTGATTCAGATGGAAAAATAATCTCCAACATGGATACCAATTTCTACATTGATGAT GACATGGTCCATGTTGTTGAATCCAAAGCACCAAAGAAATACGGTGATTACTTTATGCGCCAAATTGTCAAG CTTGAAGGGATAACGTCTGATATCGACAGAGTAAAGCTGGAGTAA
- the LOC121804432 gene encoding transcription factor MYB3R-1-like, translated as MESDRTGNNNPSDVAKNGLQRARPLHGRTSGPTRRSTKGQWTAEEDEILRMAVQRFKGKNWKKIAECFKDRTDVQCLHRWQKVLNPELVKGPWSKEEDEVITELVNKYGPKKWSTIASHLPGRIGKQCRERWHNHLNPNINKEAWTQDEELTLIRAHQIYGNKWAELTKFLPGRTDNSIKNHWNSSVKKKLDMYLASGLLSQFQGQPLVNHPNQSEPSSSSKAQQSSEDNSVVRSRIEAEEASECSQGSNIASMSQPTSNPIVHPVGDCRITEESSSIQYPGDYRPAFQEAAFSIPEAPCELSDKFLEHDFSLDWGALAGKDWQLNPNELPDMSLLDLGQESPGMFVGTSSSGQNNNHEEVLFQQESHMPLGTYTSMVNMAVDSDATNMISTSDCSRMVYTEADQGGCCPSEVINQIDSLLHRSSTLQFPENGAFASQSCYTPSDPLGPSFPQCVPFPIQLPSADGQHMFGPHPNQYSNSHADQEANRPSTHDFIYPTESDHLQCEDNFVEEKGTPKLVSVNDFVLTSSNDSQGCSLVDKDTKTEEQKDSGALFYEPPRFPSLDIPFFSCDLIPSGSDMHQEYSPLGIRQLMISSMTPFKLWDSPTRDDSPDAILKSAAKTFTGTPSILKKRHRDLVSPLSEKRGEKKLEGPRNQESFLNMNNGFPQLEFMFDECKEKKGQLLSLSPNRRNFEVSCMEKENAAPASGQEQNEGNKSFVTSERDTTEGSTNNGSGCSNCMTKNAEKDLTVSANESSGILLEHDVNDLLFFSPDRFIMKNDRTVGLSARALAKQSSRRLDAVSKHGAVLTSSNACFSVLCSPRICSKNRTNLFITTSLQSLSPSAKKVEASGKGLANENNNMFAETPPSIWKSPWFINNFGPGPKVDTDISIEDIGYFLTPGDGSYDAIGLMKQLGEQTAGAFADAQKVLGDETPETIMKGKCVTNHDGEKEHNHNPCSASSFMSERRTLDFSECGTPGKESARFSSSTSLSSPSSYLLKSCR; from the exons ATGGAAAGTGATAGGACAGGCAACAATAACCCTTCAGATGTTGCAAAAAATGGTCTGCAAAGAGCTCGACCTTTACATGG GAGAACCAGTGGCCCAACACGTCGTTCGACGAAGGGGCAATGGACTGCAGAAGAG GATGAGATATTGCGAATGGCTGTTCAACGCTTCAAAGGGAAAAATTGGAAGAAGATAG CGGAGTGTTTCAAGGACCGAACAGATGTTCAGTGCCTCCATAGGTGGCAGAAAGTTCTTAATCCTGAGCTTGTGAAAGGTCCATGGTCGAAAGAG gaggatgaagtTATAACTGAATTGGTCAACAAATATGGTCCCAAAAAGTGGTCTACGATCGCAAGTCATCTTCCTGGGCGTATAGGGAAGCAATGTCGTGAAAG GTGGCACAATCATCTTAATCCCAACATAAATAAGGAAGCTTGGACACAGGATGAGGAATTAACATTGATCCGTGCCCATCAAATTTATGGAAACAAATGGGCGGAGTTAACTAAGTTCTTGCCTGGGAG AACCGACAATTCTATCAAAAACCATTGGAATAGTTCTGTCAAGAAGAAATTGGACATGTATTTAGCTTCAGGATTACTTTCACAGTTCCAAGGTCAGCCTCTTGTGAATCATCCTAACCAGTCAGAACCTTCCTCCTCTTCAAAAGCACAACAAAGCAGTGAAGACAACAGTGTTGTTAGAAGCAGAATAGAAGCAGAGGAAGCTTCTGAATGCAGTCAGGGCTCTAACATTGCTAGTATGTCTCAACCTACAAGCAACCCAATTGTACATCCCGTAGGGGACTGCAGAATAACTGAAGAATCAAGTTCAATTCAGTATCCTGGAGATTATCGTCCTGCGTTTCAAGAAGCAGCGTTTTCTATACCAGAAGCACCTTGTGAACTGAGTGACAAGTTTCTTGAGCATGATTTCTCTCTAGATTGGGGTGCCTTAGCGGGGAAAGATTGGCAACTAAATCCAAATGAACTACCGGACATGTCTTTGCTAGATCTAGGGCAAGAGTCCCCTGGAATGTTCGTCGGAACATCTTCAAGTGGCCAGAACAATAATCATGAAGAAGTACTCTTTCAGCAAGAGTCTCATATGCCATTAGGGACGTATACTTCCATGGTGAACATGGCTGTAGATTCCGATGCCACAAATATGATCTCTACTTCAGACTGCAGCAGGATGGTATACACCGAGGCTGATCAAGGTGGATGCTGTCCCTCTGAAGTTATAAACCAAATAGATTCATTGCTCCATCGTTCTTCAACTCTCCAGTTTCCTGAAAATGGGGCTTTTGCTTCACAATCTTGTTATACACCTTCTGATCCGCTGGGTCCTTCATTTCCTCAATGTGTTCCCTTCCCTATACAACTTCCTTCTGCTGATGGTCAGCACATGTTTGGCCCTCATCCTAATCAGTACAGTAATTCACATGCAGATCAGGAAGCTAATCGACCAAGTACACATGACTTCATATATCCTACGGAGTCTGATCACTTGCAATGTGAAGATAATTTTGTTGAGGAAAAGGGAACACCGAAACTAGTTTCAGTTAATGATTTTGTCTTGACATCCTCAAATGATTCTCAAGGTTGTTCTTTGGTGGACAAAGATACTAAAACTGAAGAACAGAAGGATTCTGGAGCTTTATTCTACGAGCCCCCACGTTTTCCAAGCTTGGACATACCATTCTTCAGTTGTGATCTTATACCATCAGGTAGCGATATGCATCAAGAGTACAGCCCACTCGGCATCCGCCAACTTATGATATCTAGCATGACACCGTTCAAACTGTGGGATTCACCAACCAGAGATGACAGCCCTGATGCTATTCTCAAAAGTGCTGCCAAAACTTTTACAGGCACGCCATCAATATTGAAGAAAAGACACCGTGACTTGGTATCTCCTTTGTCTGAAAAGAGAGGTGAAAAGAAGCTTGAAGGTCCTAGAAATCAAGAATCATTTTTGAATATGAACAATGGTTTTCCCCAGTTAGAGTTTATGTTTGATGAATGTAAAGAGAAAAAAGGACAGCTGCTTTCACTATCGCCAAACAGAAGAAACTTTGAAGTGTCTTGTATGGAAAAAGAAAACGCAGCTCCTGCATCTGGACAGGAACAGAATGAAGGCAATAAAAGCTTTGTCACTTCAGAAAGAGATACAACAGAAGGATCTACTAACAACGGCAGTGGTTGTTCGAACTGTATGACTAAGAATGCAGAAAAGGACTTGACTGTATCA GCGAATGAGTCTTCTGGAATCCTTCTCGAACATGATGTGAATGACCTGCTATTCTTTTCTCCTGACCGTTTCATAATGAAGAATGATAGAACGGTTGGTTTAAGTGCTAGGGCCCTTGCAAAACAGTCTTCACGAAGATTAGATGCTGTGTCAAAACATGGGGCTGTTTTAACTTCCTCAAATGCATGTTTTTCTGTCCTTTGTTCTCCTCGAATTTGTTCAAAGAACAGGACTAATTTGTTTATAACTACCTCTCTGCAATCCTTGAGTCCTTCAGCGAAGAAAGTTGAGGCTTCTGGCAAAGGTTTAGCCAATGAAAACAATAATAT GTTTGCGGAAACACCTCCTTCAATTTGGAAGTCCCCTTGGTTTATCAATAACTTCGGACCAGGCCCAAAAGTTGATACAGATATATCAATCGAG GACATTGGCTACTTCTTGACCCCGGGGGACGGAAGTTATGACGCCATTGGGTTAATGAAGCAATTAGGAGAGCAGACAGCAGGTGCGTTTGCTGATGCCCAAAAGGTTCTTGGTGATGAAACTCCTGAAACCATAATGAAGGGAAAATGTGTCACAAACCACGACGGAGAGAAAGAGCATAACCACAATCCATGCTCTGCTTCAAGTTTCATG TCGGAGAGGCGCACACTCGATTTTAGCGAATGTGGAACACCTGGAAAAGAATCTGCAAGATTTTCAAGCAGCACCAGTTTGTCAAGCCCCTCTTCCTATCTGTTGAAGAGTTGCAGGTAG